One genomic window of Coffea eugenioides isolate CCC68of chromosome 1, Ceug_1.0, whole genome shotgun sequence includes the following:
- the LOC113765113 gene encoding cytochrome P450 81D1-like → MELLYTILGLFIFLMAVKYQYLRKKNRKLQPPSPPALPILGHLHLVKTAPHLALQKLSIKYGPLIFLHFGIRPFLVVSSPSLAEECLTKTNDIIFANRPESVSSKYLGYNSTILILSPYGDHWRNLRRVTTIHMFSSIRLQRFSSIWTEEIHFIIKKLFSSNSDEKTWKVKDMSSLFRELLFNVIMKIVAGKRWPSDQPGDIFSPQALTDLCDYIPILRWVGYGGLEKGVISLHQKRDEFLQGLIDQTRKEEAEDGSCSTERRKTIIQKLLSLQEEEPEYYTDEIVKGIIQIMLSAGTHTTSQTMEWALSSLLNHPNVLQKARDELEKMQSGHLLNDSDLSKLPYLRCIINETLRLFPAAPTLVPHFSSEDCTIGGYKVPKGTTLLVNAWAIHRDPNVWEEPNKYKPERFEGMDEGGWNEGFKFLPFGKGRRICPGAAMAIRLVGLTLGTLIQCFEWERAGPEMVDLEENQGATLGKAKPLEASYRPRPSMIKTISQL, encoded by the exons ATGGAGTTACTCTACACCATTCTTGGTCTCTTCATATTCTTGATGGCTGTAAAGTATCAGTATCTCCGAAAAAAGAACCGAAAACTGCAGCCTCCAAGCCCTCCAGCTCTTCCAATTTTGGGCCATCTTCACCTTGTGAAGACTGCCCCTCACCTTGCCCTGCAAAAGCTCTCCATCAAATATGGTCCCCTGATTTTCCTTCATTTTGGGATTCGTCCTTTCCTTGTTGTTTCCTCGCCATCTCTTGCAGAGGAATGCTTAACCAAGACGAATGATATTATTTTCGCGAACCGGCCTGAGTCAGTTTCCAGTAAATACCTTGGCTACAACTCAACTATTCTCATACTCTCCCCTTATGGAGATCACTGGCGAAATCTCCGCCGAGTCACAACCATCCATATGTTTTCTTCGATTCGACTCCAGCGTTTCTCCTCCATCTGGACTGAAGAAATCCATTTCATCATCAAAAAATTGTTTTCCAGTAACTCTGATGAGAAAACCTGGAAAGTTAAGGACATGAGTTCTTTGTTCCGGGAGTTATTATTCAACGTGATAATGAAAATAGTTGCTGGAAAAAGATGGCCATCTGATCAGCCAGGTGATATATTTTCACCGCAAGCACTCACTGATCTTTGTGATTATATTCCAATCTTGAGGTGGGTTGGCTATGGAGGGTTGGAGAAAGGTGTAATCAGTTTGCACCAGAAGAGGGACGAGTTTCTTCAGGGCCTGATTGATCAAACACGTAAAGAGGAAGCAGAAGACGGTTCTTGTTCGACAGAGAGAAGGAAAacaattattcaaaaattgttatCTCTACAAGAAGAAGAACCCGAATACTACACTGACGAAATTGTTAAAGGAATTATACAA ATAATGTTATCAGCCGGAACACATACTACATCTCAGACAATGGAGTGGGCATTGTCCAGCCTATTAAATCACCCTAATGTACTGCAAAAGGCAAGAGATGAGCTAGAAAAAATGCAGTCTGGCCATCTGCTAAATGATTCCGATCTCTCCAAATTGCCTTATTTACGCTGCATAATCAACGAGACACTAAGGTTATTTCCTGCGGCACCAACTCTTGTGCCTCATTTTTCATCTGAGGATTGCACCATAGGAGGCTACAAGGTTCCAAAAGGTACAACTTTGTTAGTGAATGCTTGGGCAATTCACAGGGACCCCAATGTTTGGGAAGAGCCCAACAAGTATAAGCCAGAAAGATTTGAAGGAATGGATGAGGGAGGGTGGAATGAAGGGTTCAAATTTCTTCCATTTGGAAAAGGCAGGAGAATTTGTCCAGGAGCTGCCATGGCCATAAGGTTGGTTGGGTTGACATTGGGCACCCTGATTCAATGCTTTGAGTGGGAAAGAGCAGGGCCTGAAATGGTGGATTTGGAAGAAAATCAAGGAGCAACTTTGGGCAAGGCCAAGCCTTTGGAGGCATCTTACAGGCCACGCCCATCGATGATCAAAACAATTTCTCAGCTTTAA
- the LOC113775083 gene encoding cytochrome P450 81D1-like, which translates to MELLYTILGLFIFLMAVKYQYLRKKNRKLQPPSPPALPILGHLHLVKTAPHLALQKLSIKYGPLISLHFGIRPFLVVSSPSLAEECLTKTNDIIFANRPESVSSKYLGYNSTALIISPYGDHWRNLRRVTTIHMFSSIQLQRFSSIWTEEIHFIIKKLFSSNSDEKTWKVKDMSSLFRELLFNVIMKIVAGKRWPSDQPGDIFSPRALTDLCDYIPILRWVGYGGLEKGVISLHQKRDEFLQGLIDQMRKEEAEDGSCSTERRKTIIQKLLSLQEAEPEYYTDEIVKGIIQIMFSAGTHTTSQTMEWALSSLLNHPNVLQKARDELEKMQPGHLLTDSDLSKLPYLRCIINETLRLFPAAPTLVPHFSSEVCTIGGYKVPKGTTLLVNAWAIHRDPNVWEEPNKYKPERFEGMGEGGWNEGFKFLPFGKGRRICPGAAMAIRLVGLTLGTLIQCFEWERVGPEMVDLEENQGATLGKAKPLEASYKPRPSMIKTISQL; encoded by the exons ATGGAGTTACTCTACACCATTCTTGGTCTCTTCATATTCTTGATGGCTGTAAAGTATCAGTATCTCCGAAAAAAGAACCGAAAACTGCAGCCTCCAAGCCCTCCAGCTCTTCCAATTTTGGGCCATCTTCACCTTGTGAAAACTGCCCCTCACCTTGCCCTGCAAAAGCTCTCCATCAAATATGGTCCCctgatttcacttcattttgGGATTCGCCCTTTCCTTGTCGTTTCCTCACCATCTCTTGCAGAGGAATGCTTAACCAAGActaatgatattatttttgcgAACCGGCCTGAGTCAGTTTCCAGTAAATACCTTGGCTACAACTCAACTGCTCTCATAATCTCCCCTTATGGAGATCACTGGCGAAATCTCCGCCGAGTCACAACCATCCATATGTTTTCTTCGATTCAACTCCAGCGTTTCTCCTCCATCTGGACTGAAGAAATCCATTTCATCATCAAAAAATTGTTTTCCAGTAACTCTGATGAGAAAACCTGGAAAGTTAAGGACATGAGTTCTTTGTTCCGGGAGTTATTATTCAACGTGATAATGAAAATAGTTGCTGGAAAAAGATGGCCATCTGATCAGCCAGGTGATATATTTTCACCGCGAGCACTCACTGATCTTTGTGATTATATTCCAATCTTGAGGTGGGTTGGCTATGGAGGGTTGGAGAAAGGTGTAATCAGTTTGCACCAGAAAAGGGACGAGTTTCTTCAGGGCCTGATTGATCAAATGCGGAAAGAGGAAGCAGAAGACGGTTCTTGTTCGACGGAGAGAAGGAAAacaattattcaaaaattgttatCTCTACAAGAAGCAGAACCCGAATACTACACTGACGAAATTGTTAAAGGAATTATACAA ATAATGTTCTCAGCCGGAACCCATACTACATCTCAGACAATGGAGTGGGCATTGTCCAGCCTATTAAATCACCCTAATGTACTGCAAAAGGCAAGAGATGAGCTAGAAAAAATGCAGCCTGGCCATCTGCTAACTGATTCCGATCTCTCCAAATTGCCTTATTTACGCTGCATAATCAACGAGACACTAAGGTTATTTCCTGCGGCCCCGACTCTTGTGCCTCATTTTTCATCTGAGGTTTGCACCATAGGAGGCTACAAGGTTCCTAAAGGTACAACTTTGTTAGTGAACGCTTGGGCCATTCACAGGGACCCCAACGTTTGGGAAGAGCCCAACAAGTATAAGCCAGAAAGATTTGAAGGAATGGGTGAGGGAGGGTGGAATGAAGGGTTCAAGTTTCTTCCATTTGGAAAAGGCCGGAGAATTTGTCCAGGAGCTGCCATGGCCATAAGGTTGGTTGGGTTGACATTGGGCACCCTGATTCAATGTTTTGAGTGGGAAAGAGTTGGGCCTGAAATGGTGGATTTGGAAGAAAATCAAGGAGCAACTTTGGGCAAGGCCAAGCCTTTGGAGGCATCTTACAAGCCACGCCCATCTATGATCAAAACAATTTCTCAGCTTTAA
- the LOC113767079 gene encoding uncharacterized protein LOC113767079 gives MLARFDDYAVGKDNDLTDEEIVNFALFADCNNPKLISKFREAMISQFEMTDLGLMSYFLGIVVHQLDGGIFISQRKYASDILKKFKMDVAKPMMTLVEEILKLTKDGTGDFVDATYFRTLVVALSTAEEKYMAATSSATQALWLRRMLGFLQHKQDGPTKIFCDSLSAIELTKNSIFHGRSKHIDIKYHFIREFVQQQKIVIDYCRSEDQVADILIKLLKLERFMKLKKMLSMVKFEELSLREAMNIQYVTTDKRCHETANMGRDSMTLLYLLIEKPELQSIGCSLSSI, from the exons GCAATAATCCCAAACTAATTTCTAAATTCAGGGAGGCCATGATTAGTCAATTTGAGATGACAGATTTGGGATTGATGTCTTATTTTCTTGGTATTGTGGTTCATCAGTTGGATGGTGGAATTTTTATCTCACAAAGGAAGTATGCAAGTGATATTCTAAAGAAGTTTAAGATGGATGTGGCTAAACCAATGATGACCCTGGTTGaagaaatattgaaattaacCAAAGATGGTACTGGTGATTTTGTTGATGCTACTTACTTTAGGACGTTG GTGGTTGCTTTGTCCACAGCAGAAGAGAAGTACATGGCGGCCACAAGTAGTGCTACTCAAGCACTTTGGTTGCGGAGAATGCTTGGATTCTTACAACACAAGCAAGATGGTCCTACCAAAATATTTTGTGATAGTTTGTCTGCGATTGAGTTGacaaaaaattcaatttttcatGGGCGCAGCAAACATATTGACATCAAGTATCATTTTATTCGTGAGTTCGTTCAACAGCAAAAAATTGTCATTGATTATTGCAGAAGTGAAGATCAAGTAGCTGATATTTTGATAAAACTACTCAAATTGGAGAGGTTcatgaaattgaagaaaatgctCAGCATGGTGAAATTTGAAGAGCTTAGTTTAAGGGAGGCAAT GAATATTCAATATGTGACCACTGATAAGAGATGCCATGAAACTGCCAATATGGGAAGGGATTCCATGACCTTGTTGTATCTACTGATTGAAAAGCCTGAACTGCAGAGCATAGGATGTTCGCTTTCAAGCATTTAA